A portion of the Hymenobacter gelipurpurascens genome contains these proteins:
- a CDS encoding toxin-antitoxin system YwqK family antitoxin, which translates to MLGLIVCLASCATLPLGHPRNHLDAESKRHGRWREYFDAAETQVANQGRYRHGQPVGQWRYYAPGRMLEHKERYLRSPAHQLQLTYYHPNGRLAKSGQARYILRADGGRFYWFGEWKQYTDAGKPLLSEYYINGLLQSPAR; encoded by the coding sequence TTGTTGGGGCTGATTGTCTGCCTTGCTTCCTGTGCTACGCTGCCGCTAGGCCACCCCCGCAACCACCTGGATGCTGAGAGCAAGCGGCACGGCCGCTGGCGGGAATACTTTGATGCAGCCGAAACCCAGGTAGCCAATCAAGGCCGGTACCGGCACGGGCAGCCCGTAGGCCAGTGGCGATACTATGCTCCTGGCCGGATGCTCGAGCACAAGGAGCGGTACCTCCGCAGCCCGGCTCATCAACTTCAGCTTACCTACTACCACCCAAATGGCCGGCTTGCCAAAAGCGGACAGGCCCGCTATATATTGCGCGCTGATGGTGGCCGTTTCTACTGGTTTGGGGAGTGGAAGCAGTACACCGACGCTGGCAAACCACTGCTCTCCGAATATTATATCAACGGCTTGCTGCAGAGCCCTGCGAGGTAA
- a CDS encoding TIGR00266 family protein, with protein MQSHDVDYKILGNDIQVLEVELDPNETVIAEAGAMVYMEEAITFETKMGDGSEPDQGFMGKLFSAGTRLLTGESLFMTHFTHRGGYGKSKVAFSAPYPGTIIPIDLGTMPQGLIVQKDGFLAAARGTKMAIHFNQRLGTGLFAGEGFILQKLTGDGKAFIHAGGTIIEKRLNNELLRVDTGCVVAFEPSIDFSVARAGGLKSMIFGGEGLLLATLRGTGRVWLQSMPVKKLIQALAPSGGNARKESGGVLGNLVGGILDE; from the coding sequence ATGCAGTCACACGACGTTGATTACAAGATCCTCGGCAATGATATTCAGGTGCTCGAAGTAGAGCTGGATCCTAATGAAACCGTGATTGCGGAAGCCGGCGCCATGGTCTATATGGAAGAGGCCATTACCTTCGAAACCAAAATGGGCGACGGCTCCGAGCCAGACCAGGGCTTCATGGGCAAGCTGTTTTCGGCGGGCACGCGCCTGCTCACGGGCGAGTCGTTGTTCATGACGCATTTCACCCACCGCGGCGGCTATGGCAAAAGCAAAGTGGCTTTTTCGGCGCCTTATCCCGGCACTATTATTCCTATTGATCTGGGCACGATGCCCCAGGGCCTGATTGTGCAGAAAGATGGCTTTCTGGCGGCGGCCCGCGGTACCAAAATGGCCATTCACTTCAACCAGCGGCTGGGCACAGGCCTGTTTGCGGGCGAAGGTTTTATTCTGCAGAAGCTGACCGGCGACGGCAAAGCCTTCATTCATGCCGGCGGCACCATTATCGAGAAGCGCCTCAACAACGAGCTGCTGCGTGTAGATACCGGCTGCGTAGTAGCGTTCGAGCCCAGCATCGACTTCAGTGTGGCCCGGGCTGGCGGCCTGAAATCCATGATATTTGGGGGTGAAGGCCTGTTGCTGGCCACGTTGCGCGGTACCGGCCGCGTGTGGCTCCAGTCGATGCCCGTGAAGAAGCTGATTCAGGCTTTGGCTCCTTCTGGCGGCAATGCCCGCAAAGAAAGCGGCGGTGTATTGGGCAACCTAGTGGGCGGCATTCTCGACGAGTAG
- the gltX gene encoding glutamate--tRNA ligase, protein MEREVRVRFAPSPTGPLHIGGVRTALYNYLLARKLGGKMLLRIEDTDQNRFVPGAEDYIRQSLEWCGIVLDESPWSATPGPHAPYRQSERKPMYMQYAQQLIDSGHAYYAFDTPEDLDAMRARLTAAKVPNPQYNSITRAQMRNSLTLPAEEVKQLLESGAPYVIRLKVPRKEEIRFNDLIRGWVVVHSSSVDDKVLMKSDGMPTYHLANIVDDHLMEITHVIRGEEWLPSAPLHVLLYRYFGWEDTMPQFAHLPLLLKPDGTGKLSKRDGDRLGFPVFPLEWHGKDAETGEPTVSSGYRESGYLPEAFINFLAFLGWNPGSQQELFTMDELIEAFTIERVSKSPARFDQNKVRWYNEQYLRAKPDQELGQYLRDALQAQGLEVPADKAEQIAALVKERATFPADLAKEAQLFFTRPTSYDEQVISKKWNAQVAGALAEFAKELSTAADTTPDAIKALLTQVLERQGIKIGQVLQALRVAVTGAAAGPDLMHIMSILGAQETAERIEAAVNTLQTA, encoded by the coding sequence ATGGAAAGAGAAGTACGGGTACGTTTTGCACCCAGCCCTACCGGTCCGCTGCACATTGGCGGCGTGCGCACTGCGCTTTATAACTATCTGCTGGCCCGCAAGCTAGGCGGCAAAATGCTGCTACGCATTGAGGACACCGACCAGAACCGCTTCGTGCCGGGCGCCGAGGACTACATCCGTCAGAGCCTGGAATGGTGTGGCATTGTGCTCGATGAGAGCCCTTGGTCGGCTACGCCCGGCCCCCACGCGCCCTACCGCCAGAGCGAGCGGAAGCCCATGTATATGCAGTATGCGCAGCAGCTGATTGATAGCGGCCACGCGTACTACGCCTTCGATACTCCCGAGGACCTGGATGCCATGCGCGCCCGCCTGACGGCCGCCAAGGTGCCCAACCCGCAGTACAACAGTATCACGCGTGCCCAGATGCGCAACTCCCTCACGCTGCCCGCCGAGGAAGTAAAGCAGCTGCTGGAAAGCGGCGCGCCCTACGTGATTCGTCTGAAAGTGCCGCGCAAGGAGGAAATCCGCTTCAACGACCTCATCCGGGGTTGGGTAGTGGTGCACTCTTCTTCCGTGGATGACAAGGTGCTGATGAAGTCGGATGGTATGCCGACCTACCACTTGGCCAACATCGTGGATGACCACCTGATGGAAATCACCCACGTGATTCGGGGCGAAGAGTGGCTGCCCTCGGCGCCGCTGCACGTGTTGCTGTACCGCTATTTCGGCTGGGAAGACACCATGCCACAATTCGCCCACTTGCCTCTGCTGCTGAAGCCTGATGGCACTGGCAAGCTCAGCAAGCGCGACGGCGACCGACTCGGCTTCCCGGTATTTCCGCTGGAGTGGCATGGCAAAGACGCCGAAACCGGCGAGCCGACCGTGAGTAGCGGCTACCGCGAAAGTGGTTACCTGCCCGAGGCGTTCATCAACTTCCTGGCCTTTCTGGGCTGGAACCCCGGCAGCCAGCAGGAGCTCTTCACCATGGATGAGCTGATTGAGGCCTTCACCATTGAGCGCGTCAGCAAGTCGCCGGCTCGCTTCGACCAGAACAAAGTACGCTGGTACAATGAGCAGTATCTGCGCGCCAAGCCCGACCAGGAGCTAGGCCAGTACCTGCGCGATGCCCTGCAGGCGCAAGGCCTGGAAGTGCCCGCCGACAAAGCCGAGCAGATAGCTGCCCTAGTAAAAGAACGCGCTACGTTCCCCGCCGACTTAGCCAAGGAAGCCCAGCTGTTCTTTACTCGCCCCACGAGCTATGATGAGCAGGTGATCAGCAAAAAGTGGAATGCCCAGGTAGCCGGTGCTCTTGCCGAGTTTGCCAAGGAGCTTTCCACTGCCGCCGATACTACGCCCGACGCCATTAAGGCCTTGCTCACGCAGGTGCTGGAGCGCCAGGGTATCAAGATTGGGCAGGTGCTGCAAGCGTTGCGCGTAGCCGTTACGGGCGCCGCCGCTGGCCCCGATCTGATGCACATCATGAGCATTTTGGGTGCACAGGAAACAGCCGAGCGCATTGAGGCGGCTGTGAATACACTGCAAACTGCCTAA
- a CDS encoding pentapeptide repeat-containing protein, giving the protein MPPELVGQLEFEHYHFIGFDLTQAILSGRNFSDCLFENCNLAGASIGNTSFQNVAFEGCKLIGLQFHACRDFLFGVHFDKCQLDYASFLGKAMPNTRFVGCSLKEVDFTQTDLSRAVFADCQLQGAIFEQTRLAGADFTTARQVLLDPGQNDLQQARFALSGLPGLLTKYELIIE; this is encoded by the coding sequence ATGCCGCCGGAGCTGGTAGGCCAGCTGGAGTTTGAGCATTATCATTTCATCGGTTTCGATCTGACGCAGGCCATTCTTTCTGGCCGCAACTTCAGCGACTGCCTGTTTGAGAACTGCAACTTGGCCGGTGCCAGCATCGGAAATACTTCTTTTCAGAATGTTGCTTTTGAGGGCTGCAAGCTGATAGGCCTACAGTTCCATGCCTGCCGCGACTTTCTCTTCGGAGTACATTTTGATAAGTGCCAGCTGGATTATGCTTCTTTTCTGGGTAAAGCCATGCCGAACACGCGCTTTGTAGGCTGCTCGCTGAAAGAAGTTGATTTCACCCAGACGGATCTTAGCCGCGCCGTATTTGCTGACTGCCAGCTGCAAGGCGCTATTTTCGAGCAAACCCGCTTGGCTGGCGCCGACTTCACTACGGCCCGCCAGGTATTGCTTGACCCGGGACAGAACGACTTGCAACAGGCACGCTTTGCGCTGAGTGGCTTACCGGGTTTGCTCACTAAGTATGAGTTGATTATCGAATAG
- a CDS encoding RidA family protein — MAHSIVYSDQAPAPIGPYSQAIQAGNTVYVSGQIALDPNTGQLVGDGDVAQETHQVMRNLQAVLQAAGLTLRDVVKCSIFVKDLGNFGLINEIYGNYFEADYAPARETVEVSRLPKDVQVEISCIAVQQ, encoded by the coding sequence ATGGCGCACTCCATTGTTTACTCCGATCAGGCCCCTGCTCCCATCGGCCCCTATAGCCAGGCTATTCAAGCCGGCAACACCGTGTACGTTTCCGGCCAGATTGCCCTCGACCCCAATACGGGCCAGCTCGTGGGGGATGGCGACGTAGCCCAGGAAACTCACCAGGTAATGCGTAACCTGCAGGCGGTGCTGCAAGCGGCCGGCCTGACGCTGCGCGACGTGGTGAAGTGCAGCATTTTTGTGAAGGACCTCGGCAACTTTGGCCTTATCAACGAAATCTACGGCAACTACTTTGAAGCCGACTATGCCCCGGCACGCGAAACGGTGGAAGTAAGCCGCCTGCCGAAAGATGTGCAGGTAGAAATATCCTGTATTGCAGTACAGCAGTGA
- a CDS encoding 3-hydroxyacyl-CoA dehydrogenase family protein, whose product MHLFIVGGEVMEAELRAKFGVGHSYDFCPPDAPDLLTRLGAADVGFDLREWPELHYEQPRQPLFYAIGARSLAHLFHKEAPPFGPVFGLCALPTLLHREYLEVSLYQIEDTNKLAETCAALGTKFLTIPDRVGLLSPRLVCTFINEACYLLQGGVATLLAIEQTMQLWLQLPMGPFAWANTIGLGQVYLLLEALYQETHEDRYKPCMLLKHYYLRGQPFTL is encoded by the coding sequence ATGCACCTGTTTATTGTGGGCGGCGAAGTGATGGAAGCGGAGCTGCGCGCCAAGTTCGGCGTAGGCCACTCCTACGACTTTTGCCCACCCGATGCACCTGATTTGCTGACGCGCCTTGGCGCCGCTGATGTAGGGTTTGATCTGCGCGAATGGCCGGAGCTACACTATGAGCAGCCCCGGCAGCCCTTGTTTTATGCCATTGGTGCCCGTAGTCTGGCCCACCTGTTCCATAAAGAAGCGCCTCCGTTTGGGCCCGTATTTGGGCTGTGCGCTTTGCCAACGCTGCTGCATCGGGAGTATCTGGAGGTCAGCTTATATCAGATTGAGGATACCAATAAGCTGGCGGAAACCTGCGCTGCTCTCGGCACCAAATTCCTGACTATCCCTGACCGTGTAGGCCTGCTCTCGCCCCGGTTGGTTTGTACCTTCATCAACGAAGCCTGCTATCTGCTTCAGGGGGGTGTAGCTACTTTGCTTGCTATCGAGCAGACTATGCAACTGTGGTTGCAGCTTCCTATGGGTCCTTTTGCCTGGGCCAATACCATAGGCCTAGGCCAGGTGTATCTGCTCTTGGAAGCCTTATACCAGGAAACGCACGAAGACCGCTACAAACCATGCATGCTACTGAAGCATTACTACCTGCGCGGCCAACCCTTTACGCTATAG
- the glmS gene encoding glutamine--fructose-6-phosphate transaminase (isomerizing), giving the protein MCGIVAYIGHREACPIIIKGLRRLEYRGYDSAGVALLNGQLSVYKKKGKVAELEAFISDKNTHANIGMGHTRWATHGEPNDVNAHPHYSTSERIAIIHNGIIENYAALKTHLQQQGHIFHSDTDTEVFVNLIEEIQKQNSCTLEEAVRLALHEVVGAYAIVVLSKDEPGQLIAARKGSPLVIGVGKDEFFLASDATPIIEYTNEVVYVNDYEIVVIKNGQLDIRTKEDVQQTPYIQKLELELDSIEKGGYEHFMLKEIFEQPRSILDSMRGRLELEAGHLNMGGVRAYERKFMNADRIIIVACGTSWHAGLVAEYLLEDLARIPVEVEYASEFRYRNPIITERDIVIAISQSGETADTLAAIELAKSKGATIFGICNVVGSSIARATDAGAYTHAGPEIGVASTKAFTAQVTVLTILAMIVGHKRGALSDTRLRELMMELSNIPAKVEKALLLNTEIEQMAEIFKDVPNFLYLGRGYNFPVALEGALKLKEISYIHAEGYPAAEMKHGPIALIDENMPVVVIATKDSSYEKVVSNIQEVKARKGRIIAIVTEGDDVIPQMAEFVIEVPATSDALMPLVSVVPLQLLSYHIAVLRGCNVDQPRNLAKSVTVE; this is encoded by the coding sequence ATGTGCGGAATTGTCGCTTACATTGGGCACCGTGAGGCTTGCCCCATTATTATCAAAGGCCTGCGCCGCCTAGAATACCGTGGCTACGACTCCGCTGGAGTAGCCCTTCTCAACGGACAGCTTAGCGTATATAAGAAGAAAGGGAAAGTAGCCGAACTGGAAGCATTCATTTCTGACAAAAACACCCACGCCAACATTGGTATGGGGCATACGCGCTGGGCTACCCACGGAGAGCCGAACGATGTAAACGCTCACCCGCACTACTCTACTTCCGAGCGGATTGCTATTATTCACAATGGCATTATTGAGAACTACGCTGCTCTGAAGACGCACTTGCAGCAGCAAGGCCACATCTTTCATTCAGATACAGACACGGAGGTATTCGTGAACCTGATTGAAGAAATTCAGAAGCAAAACAGCTGCACACTGGAAGAAGCAGTGCGCTTGGCTCTCCACGAAGTGGTGGGTGCCTACGCAATTGTGGTTTTGAGCAAAGATGAGCCTGGCCAACTGATTGCCGCCCGTAAAGGCTCGCCGTTGGTTATTGGCGTTGGCAAGGATGAGTTCTTCCTGGCTTCTGATGCTACCCCTATCATTGAGTACACCAATGAAGTAGTCTATGTAAATGACTATGAAATTGTGGTTATCAAGAACGGACAGCTGGATATCCGCACGAAAGAAGATGTGCAGCAGACGCCTTATATTCAGAAGCTGGAGCTAGAGCTCGACAGCATTGAGAAAGGTGGCTACGAGCACTTCATGCTGAAGGAGATTTTCGAGCAGCCTCGCTCAATTCTCGACTCGATGCGTGGCCGTCTGGAGCTGGAAGCTGGGCACCTGAACATGGGCGGTGTGCGTGCTTATGAGCGCAAGTTCATGAACGCCGACCGTATCATCATTGTGGCGTGTGGTACCTCTTGGCACGCTGGCCTAGTGGCTGAGTACCTGCTGGAGGATCTGGCGCGCATTCCTGTAGAAGTAGAATATGCTTCAGAATTCCGCTACCGCAACCCTATTATCACGGAGCGCGACATCGTAATTGCTATTTCGCAATCGGGTGAGACGGCTGACACGCTGGCAGCTATTGAACTGGCGAAGAGCAAAGGAGCTACCATTTTCGGTATCTGTAACGTGGTAGGCAGCAGCATTGCCCGCGCTACCGATGCGGGTGCTTATACCCACGCCGGCCCTGAGATTGGGGTAGCTTCTACCAAGGCCTTCACGGCTCAGGTAACGGTGCTTACTATCCTGGCTATGATTGTAGGCCACAAGCGCGGTGCGCTGTCTGACACTCGCCTGCGTGAGCTGATGATGGAACTCAGCAATATCCCAGCGAAAGTGGAGAAGGCGCTGTTGCTGAACACGGAGATTGAGCAAATGGCTGAGATCTTCAAGGATGTGCCTAACTTCCTATACCTAGGCCGCGGCTACAACTTCCCGGTAGCCCTAGAAGGAGCCCTGAAGCTTAAGGAAATCAGCTATATCCACGCCGAAGGTTATCCAGCGGCCGAGATGAAGCACGGTCCGATTGCCCTAATCGATGAGAACATGCCGGTGGTAGTTATTGCTACCAAAGACAGCTCATATGAGAAGGTCGTAAGCAACATCCAGGAGGTGAAAGCCCGCAAAGGCCGCATCATTGCCATCGTAACAGAAGGTGATGATGTGATTCCGCAGATGGCCGAGTTTGTGATTGAGGTGCCTGCTACGAGCGATGCCCTGATGCCATTGGTATCGGTAGTGCCGCTGCAGTTGCTCTCGTATCACATTGCGGTACTACGCGGCTGCAACGTCGATCAGCCCCGCAACCTAGCAAAGTCCGTAACAGTAGAATAA
- a CDS encoding DUF4270 family protein, which translates to MNWPTSAIRLASVTLFSGALLGLSSCEDATDLGLELPGTSPVSSAFRDFSVSAYTVRQQPVETINASHFLVGRVRDSKVGVTTAKSFLNMQIGTSTDSLPSKYTETKLDSVVLSLGYDQVYGTAAKPLRFDLLQLQQPLDERTVYNSQSQVATSSPLISDIAGFLNRDKVVRQRISPSTSDTSTIKVTVPDRVVRVRFLKYSQTAALANSLYAALGDASFNQARLDAIIRGLALVPTANAQSEDNLVAFNRNIDTRLTFYFQGKATGKTVRPHAYSVFFGNNPTRLAADAKFFTNISTELASPLASLSTPLQQVSSSTTNGETYVQEGTGLGTRIDFQGLDDLTKNGNELNINRAELIIPIKQFTNGLFPYASSVYLQEVNSANQVLLRTVGATDYERVVQLEVAKDANGNSVLVTPIDYRYPAAASLYPSYAEPSEYRVSMTAYLQAYLLDRLNGEKPSGLILSPTLRSSTALSLNRTVLDANGIKLRIYFSTLK; encoded by the coding sequence ATGAATTGGCCAACTAGCGCCATCCGACTAGCGTCGGTTACTCTCTTTTCCGGAGCACTCCTAGGCCTCTCTAGCTGCGAAGATGCTACTGACCTAGGCCTAGAGCTACCGGGTACTTCGCCGGTTAGCTCTGCCTTCCGCGACTTTTCGGTTTCGGCTTACACAGTCCGTCAACAGCCCGTTGAAACAATCAACGCCAGTCATTTTTTGGTTGGCCGTGTGCGCGACAGCAAAGTGGGTGTTACCACGGCTAAGTCGTTTCTGAATATGCAGATCGGGACGTCCACCGACTCCTTACCGTCTAAATACACAGAAACCAAGCTGGATTCTGTGGTCCTTAGCTTAGGGTATGATCAGGTGTATGGGACGGCTGCAAAGCCGTTGCGCTTTGATCTGTTGCAACTGCAGCAGCCCTTGGATGAGCGGACAGTGTACAACTCGCAGTCACAGGTAGCTACCAGTAGCCCACTGATTTCTGACATTGCCGGTTTTCTGAATAGGGATAAAGTTGTGCGTCAGCGTATATCGCCAAGCACGAGTGACACGTCCACGATTAAGGTTACAGTACCTGACCGCGTAGTTCGAGTCCGGTTCTTGAAATACTCGCAAACTGCGGCTTTGGCTAATAGCCTCTATGCAGCACTCGGTGATGCTAGTTTCAATCAGGCACGGCTCGATGCTATTATTCGAGGCTTGGCACTAGTGCCAACGGCTAATGCGCAGTCGGAGGATAACCTCGTGGCGTTTAACCGTAATATCGACACCCGGTTAACTTTCTATTTCCAAGGTAAAGCCACCGGGAAAACGGTAAGGCCGCACGCGTATTCGGTGTTCTTTGGTAATAACCCAACGCGTTTAGCCGCCGATGCCAAGTTCTTTACGAACATCTCTACGGAGCTGGCATCACCCTTGGCTAGCCTGAGCACTCCACTTCAGCAGGTATCTTCCAGCACGACTAACGGGGAAACGTATGTACAGGAGGGAACAGGCCTAGGCACCCGCATTGACTTTCAAGGCCTTGATGACCTGACGAAGAATGGTAACGAGCTGAACATTAACCGGGCTGAGTTGATCATTCCGATTAAGCAGTTTACCAATGGCCTCTTTCCATACGCCAGCAGCGTGTATCTACAAGAGGTGAACTCAGCTAACCAGGTACTACTACGGACCGTAGGTGCAACCGACTATGAGCGCGTAGTGCAGCTGGAAGTAGCAAAGGATGCCAACGGCAATTCTGTGTTGGTGACACCGATTGACTACCGTTATCCGGCAGCGGCTTCGCTTTATCCAAGTTACGCGGAGCCATCGGAGTATCGAGTAAGCATGACGGCGTACCTGCAGGCATACTTGCTTGACCGTTTGAATGGCGAGAAACCCTCGGGCTTGATTCTCTCGCCTACCCTGCGCAGTAGCACCGCATTATCGTTAAATCGGACCGTTCTGGATGCTAACGGCATCAAACTCCGCATTTACTTCTCTACTCTCAAGTAA